The genomic DNA GCAGTCCGCCACTCGAGCGCGAGGCGCGGCCGGCGGATCCGTCCCGGCGAGGCTCTCGCGTAGATTCCGCAAACTCCGAAATCGTTGAAACAATCGCGCCCTCCCACTCGTATGCTTGGGTAAGGGGGTGGATCGATGACCGCAGAGAACGACGCGCAGCCGGATCGCACGGAGGCCTTCATGGCGCGCGCCATGGCCGATTGGGGCGATGCCGTGTACCGCCTGGCGCTGAGCCAAACGCGCTCGAAGGCCGATGCCGAGGACGTGTACCAGGACGTGTTCATGCGGCTGTACGGCGACGCCACCGAGTTCACCAGCTCCGAGCACCTCAAGGCGTGGCTGCTGCGCGTGACCATCAACCGCTGCCGCGACCTGGCGAAATCGAACTGGAACCGCCACACCGTGGCGTTCGATCCCGTACGAGACGACATCGCCGAGCTCGTGCGCGACCCGCGCGACGCCGACGTCTGGGACGCGGTGGGCCAGCTGCCCGACAACCTGCGCTCGTCCGTGCACCTGCACTACGTCGAGGGCTACACCACCGACGAGATCGCCCGCATGCTGCACAGCCAGCCCGCCACTGTGCGCACCTGGCTGTCCCGCGCCCGCGCGCGGGTGAAAGACCTGTTGACGCGCGAAAGCGAGCGGACGGGAGCGCATGCCGCGCTTCCGTCCGTCGTACCCGACCCTCGCACGCACCGCGACCAGCGAAAGGAGGTGCCCCATGACTGACGACCCTTTGACCCGATACGCCGCTTTGATGAACAGGGCCAACGCACCGCGCGAGCTTTCGCGCGCCGTCCTCGACCGCATCGAGAGCCAGCAGAGCGAGCAAACCAGACCGACCGGAGCAACCGGGTCCGCCGCGCCCCGCCATCAGGCGGGTCCTGCGCCGACGCCGTTCTCCGTCAAGAGACACCGCTTCCGGGGCTTCGCGGTTGCGGCATGCCTACTGTTACTCGCCGTGCTCGTCGGGCTGTCGCTGGCCGTTCCCCGCTTCGCCAAGAACGCGGGGCCCTTGGGCTTCGCCATCAACGCCTACGGCGCCTCGGGCAACTCGCTGCTGGCCATGGGCGAGGACGGGCGCATCCTGTTCGAGGCCGACATCCTGTTCCGCGTGCCGCCCGACGACCGCTACGCCGAAGAAGGCGTGTACACCGGTTGCATGTTCCGCATCGAGGGCGACGACATCGTGCGCGTGCAGGCGCACATCGACAAAGGCGAGCTGTACCGCTACACCTACGATGAGTTCCAGGCGGCGAGCAACCCCGATCGCTGGGCCGAAGCGCAGCAATGGAGCACGGCATCCATCGGCGAAGGGGCATTCTTCGGCGCCTACGACCTGGTACAACCCGTCAGCTCCCTCAGCGAAAGCGAGCAGCCCGACAACCAGACCGTCGGCGTGAAGTGCTACCAACGGCTGGGAAGCACCGTCGATCTGCCCGTGAACGACGAGATCGGCTCGCGCCTGTCCGACTACTGCTTCGGGCTGTGGACGAACGAAGACGCCGGCGCGGTCACCGGCTACCAGGATTACATCGACACGCTGGACGGCGCGACGCTCACCGTCACCATCGAAAAGGCCGACGGCAGCCACGCCACGAAGTCCATCGAGCTGACCGCCGCCGACGTGAAGGCGAAGCTCGTGCCGTCCGAGACGAACGGCACGCCCGCACTCGAGCTGATCCCGCAGATCG from Eggerthella lenta DSM 2243 includes the following:
- a CDS encoding RNA polymerase sigma factor; the protein is MTAENDAQPDRTEAFMARAMADWGDAVYRLALSQTRSKADAEDVYQDVFMRLYGDATEFTSSEHLKAWLLRVTINRCRDLAKSNWNRHTVAFDPVRDDIAELVRDPRDADVWDAVGQLPDNLRSSVHLHYVEGYTTDEIARMLHSQPATVRTWLSRARARVKDLLTRESERTGAHAALPSVVPDPRTHRDQRKEVPHD